The DNA window GGAGCAGCCATCGCCCATGTTGGTGTTGCCGTCGTCGCACAGCTCGCCGGGGTTGAGCTGGCCGTTGCCGCACAGCGGGGCGCAAGCCGAGGGGGCGCCGCTGCACTCATAGCCGCTCTCGATGCGGCAGGCCGCGGAGCAGCCATCGCTGCCCAGCGTGTTGCCGTCGTCGCACTGCTCACCGGCGTTGAGCTGGCCGTTGCCGCAGGTGGCGACACAGGCCTGGCCCGGGGTGGGGCACGCGTGGCCGGACTCCACGCGGCAGCTCGCGTTGCAGCCGTCGCCCGCCGTCGTGTTTCCATCGTCGCACTGCTCTCCGGCGTTGAGCTGGCCGTTGCCACACGTGCGCGCGCAGGAGCTGGGGGAACCCGCGCAGCCGTAGCCGGGCTCGATGCCGCAGCTCGCGCTGCAGCCATCGTTGTTGGCCGTGTTGCCGTCGTCGCACTCCTCGCGCGGAGACACGGCGCCGTCACCGCAGCGGTCGTCGTAGGCGTCCACGAAGATGTAGCGGAACGCGTTGGGCTCCGAGGCCCCGTTCTCGTTGCACAGCTCGATGCTGTTGAGGCCCGTGCGCCAGCCGGCCGTCGAACCGAACTCCCGGATGATGCTCTTCTGCCAGGGCATGCCACCCGGCTCGCTCACCGTGATGGGCGTGAAGTTCGCCCCGTTCACCGTCGCGTGGTCGAACTCGTTGTCATTGAACGTCGCCAGGCGCAGGCGGAACTGGGAGACCTTGGTGGTCGAGGGGATGATGAACCGCTGGTAGACACACGTCGGGGCACCCAGGGGCGCCGCCATGAAGCGCGCCGTCTGGATTTCCTGCGGCCAGTCCTGGGCCGCACGCGTGCCGGTGGCCGCACCCTGGTTGTTGCTGGTGTAGAACCAGTGCGGGTCCAGGCCGGACTCCAGCCGACGGTTGTTCTGGTCCACGCCGGTGTTGAAGACCACGACGCCCGCCCTCACGCAGCGGCTGGGCGCACCCGCGCAGGCGAAGCCGGGTTCGACTTCACACATGCGGTTGCAGCCGTCGCCCTCGGCGCGGTTGCCGTCGTCGCAAATCTCCTGGTCGAAGTTGGGCCACTCGCGGTTGTTGAACGCGCCGTTGCCGCACAGCGACAGGTCACAGGTGGCGGAGCAGCCGTTGTTGCCCGCCACCGTGTCGCCGTCGTCGCAGGCCTCGCCGGCGTTGACCACGTCGTTGCCGCACAGCGAGGAGAGGGAGCATGCCCGCCCGGGCACGTGGCACAGGTAGCCCGCCTCGATGGTGCCCGTGGCGGAGCAGCCATCGCCGCTCACCGTGTTGCCGTCGTCGCACTGCTCACCGGGCTGCAGCCGGCCGTCGCCCACGAGCGCGGAGGACTGGCTGGAGACCAGGACCTCCTCGGAGGCGGAGGACGGAGGCGTGGGCTCGCAGCCGGTGAGGGCCGCGAAGAGCGCGAGCGTGAGGGCCGCGCGGAGCCCGGCGCGCGCGGGCGACCGGGGCTCGGGACAGAAGGGTTCAGGGACTCGTGTCGTCATGGAGTGTCTGCCTCACTTCTCGAGGGTGTCGGCCCCGGGGGTTCCCTGCTTCGTCTCGACGCCCTCGGCGTCACCGACGATGCGGAACTCCACGCGGCGGTTCTTGGCGCGGCCTGGCTTGGTGGTGTTCTCGGCGATGGGCTTCTTCGGGCCGTAGCCCTGCGCGTCCAGCCGCTCGCGGCTGACCGTCTTGCCCACCAGGTACTTCACCACCGCCTCGGCGCGACGCCGGGAGAGGTCCAGGTTGTAGTCTTCCTTGCCCGTGTTGTCGGTGTGGCCCTCGACGCGCAGCTTCTCGATTTCAGGGTGCGACGCGAGGATGGCCGCCACGCTGTCGAGCAGCTTGTGGCTGCGCGCGCTGATGACGTCCTGGTTGTTCTCGAAGAAGACCGACTCGAGGATGCGAATCTGCCCCTCGCCAATCTGCGCGAGCTGCTTCTGCTTGCAGCCGTGGTTCTTCTCCGTCCCGGGCTCATCCGGGCAGTTGTCCAGCCGGTCCACGAGTCCATCGCCGTCGCGGTCCTTGTCCGGGCAGCCGCGGTTCTCCTTCGGGCCCGCCTCGTTCATGCAGGCATCGCGCGCGTCCGCCACGCCGTCCTGGTCATTGTCCGGGTCCGGGCAGCCGTTGCCGTCCTCGAAGCCGTCCACGTCCTCGGCCTTGTCCGGGCACGCGTCCTTGGAGTCCGCGAGTCCATCGCCGTCCGAGTCCGGGTCATCCGGGCAGCCGTCGGAGTCCTCGAAGCCGTTGAGGTTCTCCGCCTGGGCCGGGCAGCGGTCCGCCAGGTTGAGCAGGCCATCCTGGTCGTCATCCGTGTCCGCGCAGCCGTTGAGCTGGGCGAGGCCGGGCGACACCGGGCAGCGGTCCGCGAAGTTCTTCACGCCGTCGCCATCCGCGTCCAGGTCGGGACAGCGGGCCGCGTCGTGGGGCTGGCCCGCGACACATGAAGCGACCTTCGTGCCCTCGGGGCCGAAGTTGACGCCCGCCAGCACGCGGAACTCGGGCGTGCCGGGCGTCTGGCCGAAGCCAGGGCCGCCCATGATGTAGAACTCGGTGCCCTCGGTCCGGGCGCTGCGCAGACCCAGCAGCACCTCGAGCGACTCGGGCGCGTCCGCGAACGGCAGCGTGCCGCGCACCACCAGCTCTTCCCGCAAACCAAACAGCTCGGCGGTGACGTTGACGCCGCCGTTCATCTCCACGCCCATCTCATCGCGCAGCGGCGTCGCGCCGGGGGTGAGGGCGTACGTCTTGCTCCTCACGAGCGCGCCCACGTCCGCGCCCACGCGCCACGTGTCGGCCAGCCGCTTGCCGAGCCCCAGTCGCGGGGTGAAGACGAAGCCATCATCCTTGGTGAGCACCTCTTCGCTGCCCAGGGGCAGGGCCACACCCAGGTGCAGGCCGAGGTCGAGCGGGCCTCCGCGCGACTCGGACAGGATGCCCGCGCGCGCCTGGAGCCAGGGCGTGCCCAGCGCGCTGGTCGACGGCGTCTCGAAGCCCAGCGCCCGCGTGTTCGGGCCCCACTGCGCGACCACCGGCACCTGCGCGCCGACTTCCAACCAGTCCGTCAGGCCATAGGCGCCGCTGAAGTGCACCGTCACGCGGTCGGAGACGATGGTGCCCTGCCGCTCGTCGTTGCGCAGAAGCACCAGCGGCCTGCGCTGGTAGTGGGCCGTCATGCCCAGGCGGAAGGTGTCATCCGGCAGCAGGTCGCCCGTGGACAGCACGAGGCTGTCCTTCGCGCCGGGGTTCAACTGCAGCCGCTCCAGCTCCAGGCTGGGGATCCGCTGGGTCTGTGCCTCAGCGGAAAACGCACAGAGGACGGCCAGTCCTCCGAGCAAGGATGCGTGACTTCTCGGTTTCAAGAGTTCCTCCACGTCCACGCGGCTCCGTGAGAGCGCGCGACCTTCGACCACCCCGTTGGGTGCGCCGGCACAGTTGCACGGCGCGGGCCAGGGTGTCGTGAGGTGGACGGAGGAACCTATGCGTCAGGTTGACGTGTCAGGGCGTGTTCCGGTTCATCCAGGCACGTCGCTGACACGTCAGAACGCGGAGGGCTGGGTGGAGGATTACCCGGCCCGAATCACCTGCTTCGGTGTCGAAAGACCTTGGGAGCGCCTCAGCCCTGGGCGAGGGAGGCCGCGTCCAGGCCCGCGTCGGCCATGAGCAGGGCCAGCTCCGCCTTGAGCTTGTCCTTGGCGCGAATCTCGAGCTGACGGGCGCGCTCGCGGGAGAAGCCGAAGTGCTCACCCAGCTCGCTGAGCGTCATCTCCGAGTCGCCCATCACGCGGTTCTCGATGATGAAGCGCTCGCGCGGGTCCAGCCGGCGAAGCGCGCGCTGGACCAGGTCCTTGGCGAGCCCCGCCTGCTGGCGGTCCGCGACTTCGTCCTCGTGGGATGCGGAGGCCGACTCCACGAAGTCCAGGTGGGTGGCGTCACCGTCCTCGCCCACCGGCGCATCCAGCGACAGGTCGCGGCCGCCCATGCGCTGCTCCATCTCGCGCACTTCGGAAGCCTTCACGTTGAGCTTGCGCGCAATCTCCTCCGCGTTGACGACGCTCGCGTCACCGGCGCCCATGCGCTCCAGCTCGCGGCGCGTGCGCGCCAGGCTGAAGAAGAGCCGGCGCTGCGCCTGCGTGGTGCCCAGCTTCACCAGGCTCCAGTTGCGCAGGATGCAGTTCTGGATGTACGCGCGAATCCACCAGACCGCGTAGGAGATGAGGCGGATGCCCTTGTCCGGGTCGAACTTCTGCACCGCCTTCATCAGGCCGATGTTCGCCTCCTGGATGAGGTCGGACATCTTCAGCCCGTAGGAGCGGTACTCGTAGGCCACCTTCACCACGAAGCGCAGGTTGGCCGTCACCAACTGGTGCCCCGCCATCAGGTCACCCTTGCGGAAGCGACGTGACAGCTCCTGCTCCTGCGGCTGCGTCAACAGCGGGTATTGGTTGATCTCCGAGAGGTACGTGGAGAGGGAGTCCGGGGAGGAGAAGTGAGAAGAGTCCTGCATGGCATCTCTCGGGGAAGGGGGCCGTTGGGAGCCGCGTTGGGCGGCCTGGGGCTCCTTCGCAATGCGCATGCCATTTCCGAATCACCCCGTTTCCAAGTGAATGCGCGGGTTTGCATCACCGGAGCAGGGTGCTTAAGGGCGGCACCCTTTCGTTTTTACAGGGGTGGGAACCGAAGACTCTTCCGATTGTGCTCCGGCCAACGGGAGCGGTCCGCACGGTCCGCTCGTCCTTTCGTACAAGTCTCCTTCGAGGGTGCGGACGCGTCCTGTATCGCGCTCACGGCGTCGGAGTGTTGTCCTCGCGAAGTTGTGTGAGGGTGAACTCGAGGATGCGCCGGTGGCGTTGGCTCCGCGGGGAGTCCGGGCCCAGCTCGCGCAGGGCCTCGGTGAGCAGCTGCTCCGCCTGGGCGCGCTCTCCTCGCGCGCGCAGGACGCGGGCATGGCCCACGAGCACCTGTGTCCGCGAGGGGCCCTTCACGCGCGACAGGGCCCGCTCGCTCGCGGCGAGGGCCAGGTCCTTCTTCCCCGCCATCAGATACAGCGAGGCGAGGCGCGAAGGCGGACCGGGGTCCTCTGGAAACTCCTGCTCGCTGCGCTCCAGGGCGGGGATGGCCACTTCGGGGCGGTCCATCAACGCGGCCGCCATCTCGCGATGCGCGTCCAGCGCCGCGCGCTCCTCCGCGTCCTTCGCACGCACAGCCTCCGCCTCGAGGAAGCTCCACCACGTCTGTGCCATCTGCTTCATGCCGGGCTCATCACCCGCCACCTCGCGGACCTCGCAGACCACTTCGTACAGCGACGAGCGCTGCGGCGAGGTCAGCGTTCCTTCAGGCGTGTCGAGGGCCCGCAGGGCCTCCTGTTCGAGCGTGCCGCGCAGCGCCCGTGCTTCGTCGGTCTCGATGTCGAGCGCGCAGCCCAGGCCCACGTACAAGAGCCGCGAGCGGTCCTCCACGCGAGCCAGCGCGGGCAGCTCCTTCGCTGTCTGTCTCACGCAGTCGATGGCGCGGCCGGTGGCGGCGAGGGACTTGAGCAGGGAGACGGTGGTGCCGGCGCGGCGAGAGTCATTGCGCGGCAGCGTCTCCAGGATTTGTTGATACGTGGTGGCGGCTTCCTCGTGGTGGCCCGCGAGCGCGAGTGCATCCGCTCGCGCGAGGTCCTCGCGGCCTTGGCGGAAAGCCTGCTCGGAGTGGTTGAGGTATCCGAGCAACTGCTGCACGGACACCGCGCCCAGCGAGCGGCTCACGACTCCGCCCTGCTCTGGCTCCAGGACGAACAGGGTGGGCCACGTGTCGATGGGGTAGCGCTCGAGGAAGGCCGCGTTGGTGTCGACCTCCGTGTTGATGGCGAGCCAGATGAAACGGTCCGCATTCGGCCTCAGCTCGGGGGAGGGCAGCACCGTCGCGCGCATGGAGCGGCAGGACTGGCACCAGGGGGCCCAGACCTCCACGAAGAGGGGGAGGTGGCGCTCCCGGGCTGCCTGGAGGGCTTTTTTCCAATCATTTTCGATGAAGGAAATCCCGTTCGATGGGGTCGTGCCGCGCTGCGTCGAGGAGCCTTGGGAGGCGCAGCCGGCGAGGAGCAACAGCAGGACGCCAACAGCGGTTTTCATTGCCATGGGGGCTCCGGAAGGAGGGGGCTGTCGCGAGTCCCCAGACACCCAGGAGCCAAATGGGTTCCCGGGATGAGCCGTGTCGCGCAACTTCGTGAGACAGCGTGAGACAATGGATGGGACGCCCTATCCCCCTGGGCGGGAGCCCTCATGAGCCAGATCAACCGCAGCCGTCCTTCCTTCGCCTCGACTCCGACCTCGTCGTTGAAGAGCCCCGCCGGAGAGCAGGCGCAGGGCACCAAGAAGGCGGATGCGACGCTCCTGTCGCGGGGCAAGGATGAGTTCCAGGCGCAGGCGAAGGCCTCGCCGCTGAGCGGGCTCAAGACGATTTTCGGCGGGAACAAGGCGGAGCGGGCGAATGACGGCCTGTTCATGGGCGCCAACGGGCAGACCTTCCCGCCCGGCACGCCGCTGAAGGACATCCCCGGTGTCACGCCTCCGGGAAACGCCAACCCGTCGAAGACGATTCTCTACGTCAACGGCATCCTGACGACGGCCTCCGCGCAGATGGATGAGATGAAGGCCATCGCGCAGACGTCGGGCGCGCGCGTGGTGGGCATCCACAACTCGACGCAGGGCATCGTGTCGGACCTGGCCGAGTGCGTGGGGGACAAGCTGGACAAGGGGAAGAACCCCGCGGTGGACACGCTGGCGGACACTGTCTACACGGAGCTGAAGGCGGGCCGTGAGGTGCACCTCATGGGCTACAGCCAGGGCGGCCTCATCACCGCGCGTGCGCTGAACGACGTGCAGCGCCGGCTGCGCATCGAAGACGGGATGTCCTCCGCGCAGGTCGAGAAGCTGATGGGCAAGCTGAGCGTGGAGACCTTCGGCGCCGCGTCCACGCGCTATCCGGACGGTCCGCAGTACGTGCACTACATCAACAACCGGGATGCGGTTCCCGTGGTGGCCGGCCTGGGCGGCAGTGTCGACCCGCTGGCGTTCGCGAAGGACGCGGGCAAGGGCGCGGTGGTGCACCGCTTCTCGGAAGGGGGCCTCAACCTCCTCGACAACCACATGCTGAACATCAGCTACCTGAAGCACCGCGTGCCCTTCGAGCAGGCGCGCGCGGGCAACTTCTAGAGCGTGTCGAGAAGAGGGGCGGTGGCCAGCTCACCGCCCGAATGACGAGGGGCCTGCGTCCGGACAGTCGCAGCGGTAGGTCTTCCCGCAGTCGTCGTAGGTCTCTCCGCACGACACCGTCGCTCCTCCAAAAGTCTGGACGATTTCCCCTCCCTCCATATGGGTCTCGCAAGTGCTGAAGAGGCACTCGCGCGGCCCATTCCGCGTCTGGGTGACCACGCACTCGTCATAGGGCGATGCCGCGTCCGGGCGGGCAGCGGGTGGAGGTGTGGGGGGGGCTCACCAGGCTTGTTGCAGCCCATGCAGCACAGGCACAAACACAAGGTGAGCCAGCTCTCGCGGTGCCGCTTCATGGATGCTTTCGCAGACAGGTGGCCAGTCTAGGCGCGACCTCGGAGCTGTCTCATGAGGATGCCGTGACCCGCCCCGCCAAGGTCCTTCTGGCGACGTCTTCACCCAGGTTCAGCGTCGAGACCCGAGGCAGTCCACGACCGCCGCGGCCAGGTTCGACGCTCGGGGTTCGCCGATCCGGAACGACCAGAGGTTCGTGATGTAGCCGAAGCCAACTCCTGCATCGGGGTCGGCGAAGGCGACCGAACCGCCGGAGCCGGGATGGCCGAACGACCCGGGCCCGACGAAGGGCATCGGCGGGCAGGCTCGCCAGAATCCGAACGACATGTAGAAGGAGCGGTTGGCCGGAACGTCCAGTCCCGGCGGCAGCCCATTCATCCTCGTCTTGTCGGTCTGGACGCGGGTCATCTTCTCGACCGTGGCTGGATTGAGCAGTCGCACGCCGTCGACCTCGCTCACTGTCGCCGCGTACATCCGCGCCAGTGAGTGGGCGTCCGAGAACATGTTCCCGAAGGGGAACTCCGCGGCGCGGAAGGCACGCGTGTTCATGTACCCGCTGGTGTGGTCGAGGGCACCGCCGAGCAGGCCGGCGCGGGCCTGCACGGAGTTCGGACCCCACACGGCGTTCATCCAAGCGATGACCGTGTCCCTGTCGAGGCCGGTGGTTTCAATCATCCCGGCGGTCATCTCCTCCAACGTGAACGGAGCGGCGTACTCGATTCGCGCCACCCGTTCCTCCTGCTTCTCCGGCAGACCTATCCAGGCGCTCAGTCCGAGAGGGGCCACGACTTCGTCGGCGAAGAAGGTGCCAATCGACTTGCCCGTGATGCGCCGTACCAGCTCCCCGACCAGGAAGCCGAAAGTCATGCTGTGGTAGACGTGCTCGGTTCCCGGCTGCCACTCCGGCTTCTGTGCCTCGAGTGCCCGGATGACGGGATGCCACGCGCAGGCGTCCTCGAAGGTCAGGGGGCCGTCGACGATGGGCAGACCGGCCTGGTGTGAGAGCAGCCAGCGCACCGGGATGTGTTCCTTGCCGGCGGCGCCGAACTCAGGCCAGTACTTGACCACGGGCGCATCCAGGTCGAGCTCGCCTCGCTGTGCCAGCAGATGGGCGCAGATCGCCGTCGCGCCTTTGGTCGTGGAGGCGACCAACGCGATGGTGTCCTTGCTCCACGGGCGGTTCGCTTCGCGCTCGGCGAGACCGCCCCACAGGTCGACCACGGGGCGGCCGTCTTTGTAGACACAACACGCCGCACCCACTTCGCCGGGGGTTCCCTTGAAGTTCGCCCGGAAGACATCGGCCACTTTCCCCCAGCCGTCCTCCACGTGTCCCTGCACTGCGATTCCATGAGTCGTATCCAACATGTCGCACGTCCTTTCTGGGAAGGTCTGAAACGCATTGCAGGCGCAGCCTCACGGCGCTCGGGTGTGCGCTTCGCGGGCCGACGTCTCATGTCTGTTGTTGCTTGGTGTTTGAGGGCCTGTCGAGACGAGGGGACTCGACGGCTTCCTCGCTCGGCGCAGGTGTGCGCGCCGCGAGGAACTCGCTACGAACGACGCACGTGGAGGACGTGCGGTGTCTTCTTCAGCTTCCTTTTGCTTCTTCTGCTTCGGCGCGCGCGAGAGCGTGGGTCAGCCGTTCACGTTCCCGGATGATCCACTGTCCCTTCGGGTAGTTCCGGACGAAGGTCTCGATGAACTCCACGGGGTCTTCTCCGACAATCTGTCGAATGGGCGTCCGGTTCGCCGCGCTCTGTTCGAACAGGTCGACGAGGTCCGCGTAGATGGCGGTCCCGTCTCCTCCCATTCCGAAGTACATCAGGTACCGCTCCAGCGCTTGAATCGCCGTGCGATAGCTCGGCGGAAGTTGTTGCGCGCGCGCCTTGTATTGCCGCCATTGCCCCTTCTCGCCGATCACCTTCGCGATGAACTTTGAGATGAACATGTCACCTGCCTCCTTTTTGGAGCTGGTCGAGCCGTTCGTTGAGGAAGCGCCACGTCTGCCAGAACTCTTCGAGATAGGCCTGCCCCTGGTCGTTGAGTGAGTACACCTTGCGAGGAGGCCCCTTCTCGGACGGGACCTTCTCCACGACGACCAGGCCGCGCTGCTCGATTCTGACGAGCAGCGCATAGATGGTGCCCTCGGCGATGTCGGAGAAGCCCATCTCCCGCAACCGCGCCGTGATTTCGTAGCCGTACTCCGGCTGCACGGACAGGATCGCCAGGACGATGCCCTCCAGCGTGCCCTTGAGCATCTCCGTCATCTGCTTGCTCACGAAGCGCTCCTCGACCTACTCAGTGTCGCTGACTACCAGTACATAGTAACGCTAAATAGCTGGAGCGCAAGTCCACCTGCGATGAATGACGTGGCTCCATCGGCTCCGACTTGAGCCTCATCGGGCGAGCTTGAAGGCGACGACCGCCTTGTCATCGACGGTGCCCGACAGCGTGAGGCGCAGCTCCCATGCTCCGGGCATGAAGAGGTCCAGGTCGGAGATTTCGAAGTCACTGTCGCCACGCGCTGTGATTCGCACGGGCTCATCGAGCCCATGTCCCATGGTGGGCATCCACGGCTGAACGGCGAGGCGCAGACCTGGGACGGGCTTCCCCGTGGTGCTCTCGGTGACGCGGATGAGGAAGCTCCGAGGACCTCTCCGCAGCGGCAGCGCATCCGTCATCACATCGATGCGCAAGCGCCCCGAGGTGCTCGTCACGGTGGCCACCGGCGCGGACCGCGGAGCGCGGGCGGCAGTCCCCGTGTCCGCAGGAGCCTCGGGCTTCGCAGGAGGCGCGGCGCTCATCAGCAGGCACAGCAACAGAGTCGTCTTCATGTGTCCTCCCGTGGGGAATCCCAGGCGCGAAGCCTTGTAGCGGGACGAGACGCACAGAGACGCGCGACAAGTTGCCACAGCACATGCCCCGTCCATTTGCGCGAGGGTGGCGTTCATGGACCGCCACGCCTCACGTCGCCGCTTCGCGGGAGCCGCTCGCCTGCTCTGGTGGGGACTGGGCGCGTTGAGCCTGGCCGTGGTGTGCGCGCTGGGAGCCGCGATGGCATCCGTGGCGAGACTGGCTTTGTCTGATGTGAGCTGGTTTCCGCCGAGCACCGAGTGGGTCCAGAGTCCCTTGCCCTTTCATGGGCAGCTCCCTCGCTACGCGCTCCACGACACGGAGGGCGCCGAGGTGGGGACCCGCCGGCTTCGCGGGCACGCCTATGTCCTCCAATTCGTGGCGTCCGCACCGCCGCCGGGCCCACGTCACGCCGTGACACGGCTCACGGACGTGATGCGCCGGCTCGAGGCTCGGGGTGTCTCGCTGCGATTCATCGTGATGAATCGGCTGACGACCGGGAACGAAGTGCGCGCGCTCTCGCCCGCATGGCACGTCGTGGAGTCGGATGGCGCACTGGAGTCACAGGTGTGGCCACTGCTGCGCGAGGCCGCGCCCGCGGACGACCTGGACTCAGGTGCCACGCTGCTGGTCGACCAGGCCGGCGGCCTGCGAGGTGTCTACGCCCTGGCGACGGATGCACGTGCCATCGACGCCCTCGTGGCCGATGCGTGGCAGCTCGTGGAGGCCGGGCCTGTTCCCGCTGTCGCGGGCCTTCCGTCGAACCATCCCCACGTCACAGGCGTGGGCTGTGAGCTTGAGTCGAGGAGACATTGACGATGGAGACGACGTCCCAGGAACAATCCCCCGCTCGCGTCCGGCGCTGGAGGGCCCTGCTGCTGGTGGGCGCATTCGCGCTCGTCGCGGGGCTCGGCCTGCCGCTGTGGCGCGACAGTCAGGCTCGCATGCGTGCGGGTGGCCTCCCCACCTTCGGAAACCTCCCCGCGTTCCAACTGACGGACCAGACCGGACGCGCGTTCTCCGACGCGGACCTGCGCGGTGAAGTCGTGGTCGCGGACTTCATGTTCACCCGCTGCCCCACGGTGTGCCCGCTGCTCACCGCGAAGATGGTGCGCCTCCAGCGTGAGGCCCGCGACAGCGGCCTCTCCGTGCGCTTCGTGTCGTTCAGCGTGGACCCTCGCTACGACACGCCCGAGCGGCTCGCCGCGTACGCGAAGACGCGTCACCTCGACACCTCCAACTGGTCCTTCCTCACCGGCTCACTGGAGACGGTGGAGACCACGGTGCTGGAAGGCTTTCGCGTGATGATGGGGCGCGACGCCGACGCGGGAGACGACGACTTCCTCAGCATCTTCCACGGCGAGCACTTCGTCCTCGTGGACGCCGAAGGCCGCATCCGTGGGTACTACCGCGTGGTGGACGACTCCGGCGGCCTCGAATCACTCCAGCGAGACCTCGAAGCCCTGGTGCGGACGCGCGGCGGCTGAAGTCCACCGCGCGCCAGCGCCCGTCCGGTTACTGACGCCCGGGCGGCTTGAGGTCCGCGGGCAATCCAGGCCCCGTGGGCGGCCGCTCCAGCCGGCCAGGCTTCGTGAGGCCCTGGCCGGAAAGAGGACCCGCATCCTCCTGCGGACCCGGGCGACCCTTCGCTCCATCGTCCGAGCACGCGCCGAGAACGGCACACGCGGCGATGAGGACAATCCCTTGTCGAATCATCGTTCGCACCCCGGCCTCAGTACTTGACCCAGATTTCCGTGCCCGGATGAATCTCCGTCAGCACCTTCGTCCCGGGCTCCGTCTCGATGAGCGCCTTCGTCACCGGATTGGGGCTGTAGGCACTGTCCCCCGCCCAGACGATGAGCGCATCGCGGAACACGGCGAAGTCATGCACGTGGGCCTCCACGGTGTACTTGTTCCAGCCCGGCGTGCGAGCGGGATACACGAAGAGCTCCGGAGCGGGCTCCGGCTGCGGCGTGGAGCCCGAGTCCTCTGCTCCATGGCCGCCATGTCCGGACGTGCCCACCCACTCCACCGTCGTCTCGCGGCCCTGGGCATCGCGGCAGACCTGCGTGGTGGGGAAGTACACGGTGGTGAAGGGCGCGTCCGGCAGCCGTGCACGCAGCGAGAGCCGGTGCGCGTGTGTGTCCGCGGGCAGCACGTCCGCGGTGGTGCCTCGGGTCCAGGTGATGGAGGTCACCTGTCCATTCCCATCCTTCTCCACCGTGGCCTTGCCGAAGGTGGAGTCGAGCGGACGAACTGACGTGACGCCCTCCGGAATCCGAACCTTCACGCGATAGGTGTCCGCGCCGCTGCACCCATGGCTGATGGTGAACTGCGCATCGTACGTCGTGCCCGCGACGGCGGGCCCCGGTCCGGTGACGGAGATGTGAGCGTGTGCCGCGGTACCTGCCACCAGACTCGCGACGGCGAACAGCGTTGGAAGTGAGGACTTCAAGCGGGCCTCCCTGGAAGATGACTGCACCAGGGGCATCGGCCTAGCAGACCGCTGAACGGCCACCGCTGCGGCCTTTTGCCGCAGCACGTGGGGGCATGCCCATCACTTTCCCCCGGCAACCATCCGGAAAGCGGATGTTGGATTCACCACATCCCGTGCTCTCGCAAGAGGGCGCCCAGGGGCCGGGCTCCACTGCGATGGGCATCGAAGAGGCTCGCGGCCATCTGTCGCGAGGGATGTCTCCACCCCATGTGCTCGCGACCCTCCAGGGACACGGGGCCGCAGAAGATGAGCGAGGCGAGCAGCTCCTCCTCGGAGGTGAACACCGGATGCTCCAGCGGCAGCGGGCTCTGGCTGGCCAGGAACACCTGCCGTCCACCCAGCTCGCGCAGGCTCGCCTCCACCCAGCGCGGATGGAGCCCGTTGGCGGGCTCGTCGAGGATGGCGAAGTCCTCATTGCCGTCCAGGTAGTACAGCAACGACAGCAGGCGCTTCTGTCCGAAGCCCAGCTCCGCCTGGCTCAGCGCATGTCCGCCCCGCCGGACGAACTGGAACCCCAGCCCTCCGAAACCCACCCGCCCGCCATTCTCGAACGGGCGCTTCTCCAACACCTCCACGCGCAGCCGTCCCGACTCCAGGTCCGCCAGGCTCACGAAGCGCGCGAGAAAGCCCCGCTCCAGCGCGTCATGCCGAAGCTCCAGCGCGTCCACGTCGGGCTCCTGCTCCACGCGCTCCTTCAGCCAGCCGGGCATCCACGAGGGCAGGGCCATCAACCCCAGGGGG is part of the Myxococcus landrumus genome and encodes:
- a CDS encoding thioredoxin family protein, producing MAMKTAVGVLLLLLAGCASQGSSTQRGTTPSNGISFIENDWKKALQAARERHLPLFVEVWAPWCQSCRSMRATVLPSPELRPNADRFIWLAINTEVDTNAAFLERYPIDTWPTLFVLEPEQGGVVSRSLGAVSVQQLLGYLNHSEQAFRQGREDLARADALALAGHHEEAATTYQQILETLPRNDSRRAGTTVSLLKSLAATGRAIDCVRQTAKELPALARVEDRSRLLYVGLGCALDIETDEARALRGTLEQEALRALDTPEGTLTSPQRSSLYEVVCEVREVAGDEPGMKQMAQTWWSFLEAEAVRAKDAEERAALDAHREMAAALMDRPEVAIPALERSEQEFPEDPGPPSRLASLYLMAGKKDLALAASERALSRVKGPSRTQVLVGHARVLRARGERAQAEQLLTEALRELGPDSPRSQRHRRILEFTLTQLREDNTPTP
- a CDS encoding RNA polymerase factor sigma-32, coding for MQDSSHFSSPDSLSTYLSEINQYPLLTQPQEQELSRRFRKGDLMAGHQLVTANLRFVVKVAYEYRSYGLKMSDLIQEANIGLMKAVQKFDPDKGIRLISYAVWWIRAYIQNCILRNWSLVKLGTTQAQRRLFFSLARTRRELERMGAGDASVVNAEEIARKLNVKASEVREMEQRMGGRDLSLDAPVGEDGDATHLDFVESASASHEDEVADRQQAGLAKDLVQRALRRLDPRERFIIENRVMGDSEMTLSELGEHFGFSRERARQLEIRAKDKLKAELALLMADAGLDAASLAQG
- a CDS encoding serine hydrolase domain-containing protein, which encodes MLDTTHGIAVQGHVEDGWGKVADVFRANFKGTPGEVGAACCVYKDGRPVVDLWGGLAEREANRPWSKDTIALVASTTKGATAICAHLLAQRGELDLDAPVVKYWPEFGAAGKEHIPVRWLLSHQAGLPIVDGPLTFEDACAWHPVIRALEAQKPEWQPGTEHVYHSMTFGFLVGELVRRITGKSIGTFFADEVVAPLGLSAWIGLPEKQEERVARIEYAAPFTLEEMTAGMIETTGLDRDTVIAWMNAVWGPNSVQARAGLLGGALDHTSGYMNTRAFRAAEFPFGNMFSDAHSLARMYAATVSEVDGVRLLNPATVEKMTRVQTDKTRMNGLPPGLDVPANRSFYMSFGFWRACPPMPFVGPGSFGHPGSGGSVAFADPDAGVGFGYITNLWSFRIGEPRASNLAAAVVDCLGSRR
- a CDS encoding FixH family protein; protein product: MKTTLLLCLLMSAAPPAKPEAPADTGTAARAPRSAPVATVTSTSGRLRIDVMTDALPLRRGPRSFLIRVTESTTGKPVPGLRLAVQPWMPTMGHGLDEPVRITARGDSDFEISDLDLFMPGAWELRLTLSGTVDDKAVVAFKLAR
- a CDS encoding PadR family transcriptional regulator — protein: MSKQMTEMLKGTLEGIVLAILSVQPEYGYEITARLREMGFSDIAEGTIYALLVRIEQRGLVVVEKVPSEKGPPRKVYSLNDQGQAYLEEFWQTWRFLNERLDQLQKGGR
- a CDS encoding OmpA family protein, which produces MKPRSHASLLGGLAVLCAFSAEAQTQRIPSLELERLQLNPGAKDSLVLSTGDLLPDDTFRLGMTAHYQRRPLVLLRNDERQGTIVSDRVTVHFSGAYGLTDWLEVGAQVPVVAQWGPNTRALGFETPSTSALGTPWLQARAGILSESRGGPLDLGLHLGVALPLGSEEVLTKDDGFVFTPRLGLGKRLADTWRVGADVGALVRSKTYALTPGATPLRDEMGVEMNGGVNVTAELFGLREELVVRGTLPFADAPESLEVLLGLRSARTEGTEFYIMGGPGFGQTPGTPEFRVLAGVNFGPEGTKVASCVAGQPHDAARCPDLDADGDGVKNFADRCPVSPGLAQLNGCADTDDDQDGLLNLADRCPAQAENLNGFEDSDGCPDDPDSDGDGLADSKDACPDKAEDVDGFEDGNGCPDPDNDQDGVADARDACMNEAGPKENRGCPDKDRDGDGLVDRLDNCPDEPGTEKNHGCKQKQLAQIGEGQIRILESVFFENNQDVISARSHKLLDSVAAILASHPEIEKLRVEGHTDNTGKEDYNLDLSRRRAEAVVKYLVGKTVSRERLDAQGYGPKKPIAENTTKPGRAKNRRVEFRIVGDAEGVETKQGTPGADTLEK
- a CDS encoding DUF1048 domain-containing protein translates to MFISKFIAKVIGEKGQWRQYKARAQQLPPSYRTAIQALERYLMYFGMGGDGTAIYADLVDLFEQSAANRTPIRQIVGEDPVEFIETFVRNYPKGQWIIRERERLTHALARAEAEEAKGS